One Mycolicibacterium sarraceniae genomic window carries:
- the efp gene encoding elongation factor P, whose translation MASTADFKNGLVLNIDGQLWQITEFQHVKPGKGPAFVRTKLKNVLTGKVVDKTYNAGVKVETATVDRRDATYLYRDGSDFVFMDSEDFEQHPLPEPLVGRLSDFLLEGMPVQIAFNEGAPLYLELPVTVELEVASTEPGLQGDRSSAGTKPATLETGAEIQVPLFINTGDKLKVDSRDGSYLGRVNA comes from the coding sequence GTGGCATCCACTGCCGATTTCAAGAATGGCCTTGTGCTGAACATCGACGGCCAGCTCTGGCAGATCACCGAGTTCCAGCACGTCAAACCGGGCAAAGGCCCGGCGTTCGTGCGTACCAAACTCAAGAACGTGCTCACCGGCAAGGTCGTCGACAAGACGTACAACGCCGGGGTGAAGGTGGAGACCGCGACCGTCGACCGGCGTGACGCCACCTACCTCTACCGGGACGGCTCGGACTTCGTCTTCATGGACTCCGAGGACTTCGAGCAGCATCCGCTGCCGGAACCGCTGGTGGGCCGGCTGTCGGACTTCCTGCTGGAGGGCATGCCCGTGCAGATCGCGTTCAACGAGGGCGCCCCGCTGTACCTGGAGCTCCCGGTGACCGTCGAGCTCGAGGTCGCCAGCACCGAGCCGGGCCTGCAGGGCGATCGGTCCAGCGCGGGCACCAAGCCCGCGACGCTGGAGACCGGGGCCGAGATTCAGGTTCCGCTGTTCATCAACACCGGCGACAAGCTGAAGGTCGACTCCCGCGACGGCAGCTATTTGGGGCGCGTGAACGCCTAA
- a CDS encoding M24 family metallopeptidase, with protein sequence MTHSQRRDRLAARLAADGLDAILISDLVNVRYLSGFSGSNAALLVFAGDTPTVLATDSRYRTQAARQAPDVETAIERACGRHLVGRAVADGAARIGFESHVVTVDGFDVLARELDDHPAAQLVRASGTVEELREVKDAGEIALLRLAGEAADAALTELVDSGGLRPGRTEREIGRQLEALMLEHGADGPSFETIVAAGANSAIPHHRPTDAVLASGDFVKIDFGALVGGYHSDMTRTFVLGAAADWQREIYEVVAAAQQAGRNALDVGAELRDVDGAARRVIVDAGYGEYFGHGLGHGVGLQIHEAPGINSAAAGTLLAGSVVTVEPGVYLPDRGGVRIEDTLVVGERSPELLTRFPKEFMVR encoded by the coding sequence GTGACACATTCCCAACGCCGGGACCGACTTGCCGCCCGGTTGGCAGCCGACGGGCTTGACGCGATTCTGATCAGTGACCTGGTCAACGTGCGTTATCTGTCCGGTTTCAGCGGCTCGAATGCGGCGTTGCTGGTGTTCGCGGGCGACACGCCGACGGTGCTGGCCACCGATTCGCGCTACCGGACGCAGGCCGCGCGCCAGGCGCCCGACGTGGAAACCGCCATCGAACGGGCCTGCGGGCGTCATCTGGTCGGGCGGGCGGTGGCCGACGGTGCGGCCCGGATCGGATTCGAGAGCCATGTCGTCACCGTCGACGGGTTCGACGTGCTGGCTCGTGAGCTGGACGATCATCCGGCCGCCCAACTGGTGCGGGCCTCGGGAACCGTCGAGGAGCTGCGAGAGGTCAAAGACGCCGGCGAGATCGCGCTGCTGCGACTGGCCGGTGAAGCGGCTGACGCGGCCCTGACCGAGCTGGTCGACAGCGGCGGCCTGCGGCCCGGACGCACCGAGCGGGAGATCGGCCGCCAGCTCGAGGCGTTGATGCTGGAGCACGGCGCCGACGGACCGTCATTCGAGACGATCGTGGCCGCCGGCGCCAATTCGGCGATCCCACACCACCGGCCCACCGACGCGGTGCTGGCCAGCGGCGATTTCGTCAAGATCGATTTCGGTGCGCTGGTCGGCGGCTATCACTCCGATATGACGCGCACCTTCGTGCTGGGGGCGGCAGCCGACTGGCAGCGGGAAATCTATGAAGTGGTGGCAGCCGCGCAGCAGGCCGGCCGCAATGCCCTCGACGTCGGGGCCGAGCTGCGCGATGTCGACGGCGCTGCGCGGCGGGTCATCGTCGACGCCGGTTACGGCGAGTACTTCGGCCACGGCCTCGGGCACGGCGTCGGATTGCAGATCCACGAAGCACCGGGAATCAACTCCGCTGCCGCCGGTACACTGCTTGCTGGCTCCGTGGTGACCGTGGAACCCGGTGTCTACCTGCCCGACCGTGGCGGTGTCCGCATCGAGGACACCCTGGTCGTCGGCGAGCGAAGCCCCGAATTGCTGACCCGATTCCCGAAGGAATTCATGGTCCGGTGA
- a CDS encoding B-4DMT family transporter, whose product MTTWLLRGLAFAAGMVIVRILQGTLINIYETKAGSISILLVVVFAIASLIWGLLDGRADANTNPDPDRRRDLAMTWLLAGLIAGILSGLIVWVVSLFYTNVYAEGLISELTTYAAFTALVVFIPAIAAVAIGRYLVDRKRPPQERRREDGSTGDVFDAARDDDRTGPIAGLGTHEAAATEEQTSSVATAERDEPTEQIDMTKGETPKS is encoded by the coding sequence ATGACTACGTGGTTGTTGCGCGGACTGGCCTTCGCTGCCGGCATGGTGATCGTCCGGATCCTGCAGGGCACGTTGATCAACATCTACGAAACCAAGGCCGGATCGATCAGCATTCTGCTGGTCGTGGTGTTCGCCATCGCATCGTTGATCTGGGGCCTGCTCGACGGCCGCGCCGACGCGAACACCAATCCTGACCCGGACCGCCGCCGCGATCTGGCCATGACCTGGCTGTTGGCCGGGCTGATCGCCGGCATCCTTTCCGGTCTGATCGTCTGGGTGGTGTCGCTGTTCTACACGAACGTCTACGCCGAGGGCCTGATCAGTGAGCTCACCACGTACGCGGCGTTCACCGCGCTGGTGGTGTTCATCCCGGCCATCGCCGCGGTGGCCATCGGCCGCTACCTGGTCGATCGCAAGCGGCCCCCGCAGGAGCGCCGCCGCGAAGACGGCAGCACCGGCGACGTGTTCGACGCCGCCCGCGACGACGATCGCACCGGACCCATTGCCGGGCTCGGCACCCACGAGGCCGCGGCGACCGAGGAGCAGACGTCCTCGGTGGCGACCGCCGAGCGCGACGAGCCGACCGAGCAGATCGATATGACCAAGGGCGAGACCCCCAAGTCCTGA
- the aroQ gene encoding type II 3-dehydroquinate dehydratase yields MTTVLVLNGPNLDRLGRREPAIYGSTTYDDLVMLIEAQATELGLTAVVRQSNSEGQLIDWVHAAADAGDPVILNAGALTHTSIALRDACAELKAPLIEVHISNVHAREEFRHHSYLSGIATGVIVGLGVQGYLLALRYLATPDVTID; encoded by the coding sequence GTGACAACCGTCCTGGTGCTCAACGGGCCCAATCTGGATCGGCTCGGCCGCCGCGAACCCGCGATCTACGGAAGCACGACCTATGACGACCTCGTCATGCTGATCGAGGCGCAGGCCACCGAGCTCGGGCTCACCGCCGTGGTGCGCCAATCCAACAGCGAGGGCCAGCTGATCGACTGGGTGCACGCCGCGGCCGACGCCGGTGACCCGGTGATCCTCAACGCCGGTGCGCTCACCCACACGTCGATAGCGTTGCGGGACGCCTGCGCCGAGCTCAAGGCCCCGCTGATCGAGGTACACATCTCCAATGTTCATGCGCGCGAAGAGTTTCGGCACCACTCGTACCTGAGCGGGATCGCGACCGGCGTGATCGTCGGACTCGGTGTGCAGGGCTACCTGCTAGCACTGCGCTACCTGGCCACCCCCGACGTCACCATCGACTAG
- the aroB gene encoding 3-dehydroquinate synthase, with protein MTETREPVTIEVAVDPPYPVIVGTGLLGELGELLGGRHKVAILHQPVLSQTAEAIRAHLSGTGVDAHRIEIPDAEAGKDLAVVGYIWEVLGRIGIGRKDALVSLGGGAATDVAGFAAATWLRGIDIVHVPTTLLAMVDAAVGGKTGINTDAGKNLVGAFHQPAGVLVDLAMLETLPRNELVAGMAEIVKAGFIADPKILDLIEADPQAAVDPVGAVLPELIRRAVAVKAEVVAADEKESALREILNYGHTLAHAIERRERYKWRHGAAVSVGLVFAAELGRLAGRLDDETAARHRDVLTALGLPVSYEPGVFPELVDIMAGDKKTRSGVLRFVVLDGLAKPGRLEGPDPALLAAAYAEVAKQ; from the coding sequence ATGACCGAGACTCGTGAGCCGGTGACCATCGAGGTCGCCGTCGATCCGCCCTATCCGGTGATCGTGGGCACCGGCCTGCTCGGCGAGCTCGGTGAGCTGCTCGGCGGGCGGCACAAGGTGGCGATCCTGCACCAACCGGTACTGTCGCAGACCGCCGAAGCCATCCGAGCGCACCTGTCGGGCACGGGTGTTGACGCCCACCGCATCGAGATCCCCGACGCCGAGGCGGGCAAGGACCTGGCCGTCGTCGGCTACATCTGGGAGGTGCTGGGCCGCATCGGTATTGGCCGCAAGGATGCGTTGGTGAGCCTCGGTGGCGGGGCGGCCACCGACGTGGCCGGCTTCGCGGCGGCGACCTGGCTGCGGGGTATCGACATCGTCCACGTGCCGACCACACTTCTGGCCATGGTCGACGCTGCCGTCGGCGGCAAGACCGGGATCAACACCGACGCGGGCAAGAACCTGGTCGGTGCGTTCCACCAGCCGGCCGGTGTGCTGGTTGATCTGGCGATGCTGGAAACGTTGCCGCGCAACGAACTTGTCGCCGGGATGGCCGAAATCGTGAAGGCCGGTTTCATCGCCGATCCGAAGATCCTGGACCTCATCGAGGCCGACCCGCAGGCCGCGGTCGACCCGGTCGGTGCGGTGCTGCCGGAGCTGATCCGGCGGGCAGTCGCCGTCAAGGCCGAGGTGGTGGCCGCTGACGAGAAAGAGTCGGCGCTGCGCGAGATCCTCAACTACGGGCACACTTTGGCGCACGCCATCGAACGTCGCGAGCGCTACAAGTGGCGCCACGGTGCGGCAGTGTCGGTGGGATTGGTGTTCGCCGCGGAACTCGGCCGGCTGGCCGGCCGGCTGGATGACGAAACCGCCGCGCGGCATCGCGACGTGCTCACCGCGCTGGGGCTGCCGGTCAGTTACGAGCCCGGTGTGTTTCCCGAACTCGTCGACATCATGGCCGGTGACAAGAAGACTCGCTCGGGGGTGCTGCGGTTCGTCGTGCTCGACGGGCTGGCTAAACCGGGACGGCTGGAAGGCCCCGATCCGGCGCTCCTGGCGGCGGCCTACGCGGAGGTGGCGAAGCAGTGA
- a CDS encoding shikimate kinase, whose product MAPKAVLIGLPGSGKSTIGRRLAKAMGVAMLDTDAAIEEKTGRTIADIFTADGEQEFRRIEEEVIREALAAHDGVLSLGGGAVTTPGVRDALAGQTVIFLEISAAEGVRRTSGNTVRPLLAGPDHAEKYRTLMNQRVPLYRRVATIRINTNRRNPGAVVRHIMTRMENPQPSRRRRPPWRRSSSANDKRSPPPSPDKPVESTPVTPATPAALAARRAGVRK is encoded by the coding sequence ATGGCGCCGAAAGCCGTGCTGATCGGATTGCCCGGCTCCGGGAAGTCCACCATCGGGCGGCGGCTGGCCAAGGCGATGGGGGTGGCGATGCTCGACACCGACGCCGCCATCGAGGAGAAGACCGGCCGCACCATCGCCGACATCTTCACAGCAGACGGCGAGCAGGAATTCCGCCGCATCGAAGAAGAGGTCATCCGCGAAGCGCTGGCGGCTCACGACGGGGTCCTGTCACTGGGCGGCGGCGCGGTGACGACACCGGGGGTGCGCGACGCGCTGGCCGGGCAGACCGTGATCTTCCTGGAGATCAGTGCGGCCGAGGGCGTGCGCCGGACGAGTGGCAACACCGTCCGCCCGCTGCTGGCGGGACCCGATCACGCCGAGAAGTACCGCACGCTGATGAATCAGCGGGTGCCGCTGTACCGGCGGGTCGCAACGATCCGGATCAACACCAACCGGCGCAACCCCGGTGCGGTCGTGCGCCACATCATGACCCGGATGGAGAATCCGCAGCCATCCCGTCGGCGCAGGCCGCCGTGGCGGCGTTCGTCGTCGGCGAACGACAAGCGTTCCCCCCCACCGTCACCGGATAAGCCGGTGGAGTCCACCCCGGTCACGCCTGCCACCCCGGCGGCGCTGGCCGCTCGTCGCGCCGGAGTTCGCAAATGA
- the aroC gene encoding chorismate synthase, producing MGRVLRWTTAGESHGRALVAVVEGMVAGVQVTSSDIAEQLARRRLGYGRGARMKFEQDQVTVLAGVRHGATLGGPIAIEIGNTEWPKWETVMASDPVAADDLDVARNAPLTRPRPGHADFAGMLKYGFDDARPVLERASARETAARVAAGTIARSFLRQALGVEVLSHVISVGASVPYDGPSPAAGDSDRIDESPVRAFDKAAEADMIDQIEAAKRDGDTLGGIVEVVVHGLPIGLGSFTSGDNRLDSQLAGAVMGIQAIKGVEIGDGFETARRRGSQAHDEMYPGPDGVVRSTNRAGGLEGGMTNGLPLRVRAGMKPISTVPRALATVDMATGDEAVAIHQRSDVCAVPAAAVVVETMVALVLARAVLEKFGGDSLSETRRNVDGYLQAVAQRMPSDPPVRASG from the coding sequence ATGGGACGCGTGTTGCGATGGACGACCGCCGGTGAATCCCACGGCCGCGCGCTGGTAGCCGTGGTCGAGGGCATGGTCGCCGGTGTGCAGGTCACCTCCTCTGATATTGCCGAGCAGCTGGCCCGCCGGCGCCTGGGCTATGGCCGCGGCGCCCGGATGAAGTTCGAGCAGGACCAGGTCACGGTGCTGGCCGGGGTCCGCCACGGCGCCACCCTGGGCGGCCCGATCGCCATCGAGATCGGCAATACCGAGTGGCCCAAATGGGAAACCGTGATGGCCTCGGATCCCGTCGCCGCTGATGATCTCGACGTCGCGCGCAACGCGCCGCTGACCCGCCCCCGACCCGGCCACGCCGACTTCGCCGGCATGCTGAAATACGGCTTCGACGACGCCCGTCCGGTGCTCGAGCGGGCCAGCGCCCGCGAGACCGCGGCGCGGGTCGCCGCCGGTACCATCGCGCGGTCCTTTCTGCGCCAGGCACTCGGCGTCGAGGTGCTCTCGCACGTCATCTCCGTCGGTGCGTCGGTGCCCTACGACGGCCCCTCGCCGGCCGCCGGCGACTCCGACCGCATCGACGAGAGCCCGGTCCGGGCCTTCGATAAGGCTGCCGAAGCCGACATGATCGACCAGATCGAGGCGGCCAAACGAGACGGCGACACCCTGGGCGGCATCGTCGAGGTCGTCGTCCACGGACTGCCGATCGGTCTGGGCTCGTTCACCAGCGGTGACAACCGGCTGGACAGCCAGCTTGCCGGCGCGGTGATGGGCATTCAGGCCATCAAGGGCGTCGAGATCGGCGACGGCTTCGAGACCGCTCGGCGGCGCGGCAGCCAGGCCCATGACGAGATGTACCCCGGCCCCGATGGCGTGGTCCGCTCCACCAACCGGGCCGGCGGCCTCGAGGGCGGGATGACCAACGGTCTGCCGTTGCGGGTCCGGGCCGGGATGAAGCCGATTTCCACGGTGCCGCGCGCGCTGGCGACCGTCGACATGGCCACCGGTGATGAGGCCGTGGCCATCCACCAGCGCTCCGACGTGTGCGCGGTGCCTGCCGCTGCTGTGGTGGTGGAAACCATGGTCGCCCTGGTGTTGGCCCGCGCGGTGCTGGAGAAGTTCGGCGGCGATTCGCTGTCGGAGACCCGGCGCAACGTCGACGGTTACCTGCAGGCGGTGGCGCAGCGGATGCCGTCCGATCCGCCGGTGCGGGCGTCGGGGTAG
- a CDS encoding prepilin peptidase: MRLIGFGIVLVWAAGLTVFDVRDRRLPNMLTLPGAVAVLAVAFLDGRGLPALAGALGLAALYLVVHLAIPAGLGAGDVKLALGVGGLTGAFGPDVWLLAALGAPVLTALLAAVIAVRDRSATVPHGPSMCVASLTAAALVLF, translated from the coding sequence ATGCGCCTGATTGGGTTCGGGATCGTGCTGGTGTGGGCGGCAGGGTTGACGGTGTTCGACGTCCGCGATCGGCGGTTGCCGAACATGCTGACGCTGCCCGGGGCGGTCGCGGTGCTGGCCGTCGCTTTTCTGGACGGCCGTGGCCTGCCTGCGCTGGCCGGAGCGTTGGGCCTGGCTGCACTGTATTTGGTTGTGCACCTGGCGATCCCAGCGGGGTTGGGCGCCGGCGACGTCAAGCTCGCACTCGGTGTGGGTGGCTTGACGGGCGCGTTCGGCCCCGATGTCTGGCTGTTGGCAGCGCTGGGCGCGCCGGTGCTGACGGCGCTACTGGCCGCTGTCATCGCGGTGCGGGATCGCAGCGCGACGGTGCCGCACGGCCCGTCGATGTGCGTGGCTAGCCTGACCGCCGCGGCACTCGTCCTGTTCTAG
- a CDS encoding shikimate dehydrogenase has translation MTARKAAVLGSPVAHSKSPLLHLAAYRALGLADWTYERLECTADELPRLLRGFGPEWVGVSVTMPGKFAALQFADERTERAELVGSANTLVRTDHGWRADNTDIDGVAGALGHVRRLRHAIVLGSGGTAPAAIVALADLGAIEVTVVARNRDKAARLLDLGAAVGVTVAFCDLTDPRLPQLAAAADGLVSTVPANAAASYAGVFARAPVLLDAIYDPWPTLLATAVQEAGGEVISGVQMLLHQAFSQVEQFTGHPAPREQMAAALG, from the coding sequence ATGACCGCGCGTAAGGCGGCGGTGCTGGGCTCACCCGTCGCGCATTCCAAATCCCCGCTGCTGCATCTGGCCGCCTACCGTGCGCTCGGCCTCGCCGACTGGACCTACGAACGCCTCGAGTGCACGGCCGATGAATTGCCGCGCCTGCTCAGAGGTTTCGGCCCCGAATGGGTGGGCGTCTCAGTGACGATGCCGGGCAAGTTCGCCGCCCTACAGTTCGCCGACGAACGCACCGAACGCGCCGAACTGGTCGGCTCGGCCAACACGCTGGTCCGCACCGACCACGGCTGGCGCGCCGACAACACCGATATCGATGGCGTCGCCGGTGCACTCGGGCATGTCCGGCGTCTTCGGCACGCGATCGTGCTCGGCTCGGGCGGAACCGCACCCGCCGCCATCGTGGCGCTGGCCGACCTGGGCGCGATCGAGGTCACCGTCGTGGCCCGCAACCGTGACAAGGCGGCCCGGCTGCTGGACCTCGGTGCGGCCGTCGGCGTCACCGTCGCGTTCTGCGACCTGACCGACCCGCGGCTCCCACAGCTCGCGGCCGCCGCCGACGGCCTGGTCAGCACCGTCCCCGCCAATGCCGCAGCCTCCTACGCCGGCGTATTCGCCCGGGCGCCGGTGCTGCTCGACGCCATCTACGACCCGTGGCCCACGCTGCTGGCCACCGCCGTGCAGGAAGCGGGCGGCGAGGTGATCAGCGGCGTGCAGATGCTGCTGCATCAGGCCTTCAGTCAGGTCGAACAATTCACAGGGCATCCGGCGCCGCGTGAGCAGATGGCCGCCGCGCTCGGTTAA
- a CDS encoding endolytic transglycosylase MltG, whose translation MSEDYDERSGPVVVGPPRRRMSRLDRVRARRNRNRRRLIGAAAAALLVVVVVAAVYLGGEVFGGGGSGDFAGDGKDDVVVQVHDGDSTTQIAQILRDKGVISNVKGFVDAAKDNAAIAAIQPGFYAVRTEMSASAAVQHLADPHNRVGKIVIPEGRQLDDIAEVGSGKVTDGIFTLISKATCVPRGDEQKCVPAEDLRKVAEQAPPEQLNVPEWAAQPVAGLGKNHRRLEGLIAPGTWNVDPSASPRDIIAKLVGQSADHYVGGGLLDTAKAMNMSPYQILVVGSLVQREAKPHDFAKVARVIYNRLAVPQKLEFDSTVNYLLDRQEIATTDADRAQLTPWNTYAVQGLPATPICSPGEEALTAAERPEPGDWLYFVTVDTEGTTLFTRDYQQHLANIELAKRNGVLDSAR comes from the coding sequence ATGTCTGAGGACTACGACGAGCGCTCGGGGCCGGTGGTGGTCGGTCCGCCAAGACGGAGGATGAGTCGCCTCGATCGGGTCCGTGCCCGACGAAACCGTAACCGCCGCAGGTTGATCGGGGCTGCCGCGGCAGCCCTGCTGGTTGTCGTGGTGGTGGCCGCGGTGTACCTGGGCGGCGAGGTGTTCGGCGGTGGTGGCTCGGGCGATTTCGCCGGCGATGGCAAGGATGACGTCGTCGTCCAGGTCCACGATGGCGACTCCACCACTCAGATCGCGCAGATCCTGCGCGACAAGGGCGTCATCTCCAACGTCAAGGGATTCGTGGACGCGGCCAAGGACAACGCGGCGATTGCCGCGATCCAGCCGGGTTTCTACGCCGTGCGCACCGAGATGTCGGCGTCGGCCGCGGTGCAACACCTCGCCGACCCGCACAACCGCGTGGGCAAGATCGTGATCCCCGAGGGCCGCCAACTCGATGACATCGCCGAGGTCGGGTCGGGCAAGGTGACCGACGGCATCTTCACCCTGATCTCCAAGGCCACCTGCGTCCCGCGGGGCGACGAGCAGAAATGCGTGCCCGCCGAAGACCTGCGCAAGGTGGCCGAACAGGCACCGCCGGAACAGTTGAACGTGCCGGAGTGGGCGGCCCAACCGGTGGCCGGGCTGGGTAAGAACCACCGCCGCCTGGAGGGGCTGATCGCGCCGGGCACCTGGAACGTGGACCCGTCGGCCTCCCCGCGGGACATCATCGCCAAACTGGTCGGCCAGAGCGCTGATCACTACGTCGGCGGTGGGCTTTTGGACACCGCCAAGGCGATGAACATGTCGCCGTACCAGATCCTGGTCGTCGGTTCGCTGGTGCAGCGCGAGGCCAAGCCGCACGACTTCGCCAAGGTCGCCCGGGTGATCTACAACCGGCTGGCGGTGCCGCAGAAACTGGAATTCGATTCGACGGTCAACTACCTGCTGGATCGGCAGGAAATCGCCACCACCGACGCCGACCGGGCTCAGCTGACGCCGTGGAACACCTACGCCGTGCAGGGGCTGCCGGCGACGCCGATCTGCTCACCGGGCGAAGAGGCGCTGACGGCGGCCGAACGGCCGGAGCCGGGGGACTGGCTCTACTTCGTCACCGTGGACACCGAGGGCACCACCCTGTTCACCCGCGACTACCAGCAGCACCTGGCCAATATCGAGCTGGCCAAGCGCAATGGCGTGCTCGACTCGGCTCGCTAG
- the ruvX gene encoding Holliday junction resolvase RuvX: protein MLSAQNRVPDRPGAEDPGRGRRLGVDVGTVRIGVALSDPDGILATPVETVRRDRSARHLRRLSALVAEHDIVEVVIGLPRTLADRAGASAQDAVEVADALAGRIAPVPVRLADERLTTVVAQRSLREAGVRAKNQRGVIDQAAAVGILQGWLDQRRAMTNEGDDV, encoded by the coding sequence GTGCTCTCCGCACAGAACCGTGTGCCCGACCGGCCCGGCGCCGAAGATCCCGGGCGGGGTCGGCGGCTCGGTGTCGACGTGGGCACGGTGCGGATCGGGGTGGCGCTCAGCGATCCCGACGGGATCCTGGCCACTCCCGTTGAAACAGTTCGACGTGACCGTTCCGCACGGCATCTGAGGCGGCTGAGCGCGCTGGTGGCCGAACACGACATCGTCGAAGTGGTCATCGGGTTGCCGCGCACACTGGCCGACCGGGCCGGGGCGTCGGCGCAGGACGCGGTAGAGGTGGCCGACGCGCTGGCCGGGCGGATCGCCCCGGTGCCGGTGCGGCTGGCCGACGAACGACTGACGACAGTGGTGGCCCAGCGGTCGTTGCGGGAGGCCGGCGTGCGTGCCAAGAACCAGCGCGGGGTGATCGATCAGGCCGCCGCGGTCGGGATTCTGCAGGGCTGGCTGGACCAGCGCCGGGCCATGACGAACGAGGGCGACGATGTCTGA